The Candidatus Koribacter versatilis Ellin345 genome has a segment encoding these proteins:
- a CDS encoding alkaline phosphatase family protein, translated as MSLKQIASRALRSMRTGLVTLAMFQFAVGSSFAGVVEDNRSTKDADTRTPIKHVIVIIGENRTFDHVFATYIPKRGESVWNLLSQGIINADGTPGPKFKLAEQKAASDAAPDAFLLSPPKTSFPGNVMPAPLVGGAKDSPIPGDSLTLAQQSENGLPSDYYQYLISGGTGLTSRTPDTRITNVNNLPPGPFQLTNSSTLDYNAYAASPVHRFYQMWQQLNCSAKRATKSNPSGCNSKLFPWVETTVGAGANGIAQPSNFSTDYAPGAVTTGEGSTAMGFYNMLQGDAPYFKKLADQYAMSDNFHQSVQGGTGANHIMLGHGDMIFFSDGKGHAAKPPHNQEVASGTPSAGIVDQIENPNPAPGTNNWYTEDGYGGGSFGSPSYGGGSYSDCADLSQPGVAEVVTYLHSLKRPVKANCEKGHYYLLNNYNPGYFGNGNNAYTDTNANNTVFTIPPSEVRSIGDEMSDKKVSWKYYGDQWNNYVPDPYQLNYGAIGTNTDEYCNICNPFQYDTSIMADAKVRNAHMKDTTDLYHDIQNNSLPAVSFVKPSGLVDGHPASSKLNLFEGFTKKIVDAVKSNPEVWKDTAIFITFDEGGGYYDSGFIQPLDYFGDGTRIPMLVVSKYSTGGHIAHDYADHVSILKFIERNWKLQPVTKRSRDNFPNPKAEWDNPYVPVNGPAISDMFELFDFGRGR; from the coding sequence ATGTCTCTCAAGCAGATCGCATCACGAGCTCTGCGCAGCATGCGCACTGGACTTGTAACGCTCGCAATGTTCCAGTTCGCAGTCGGCTCAAGCTTCGCAGGCGTCGTCGAAGACAATCGTTCGACGAAAGATGCGGATACGCGCACCCCCATCAAGCATGTGATCGTCATCATCGGTGAAAACCGTACCTTCGATCACGTCTTTGCCACCTACATCCCCAAACGCGGCGAGAGTGTTTGGAACCTGCTCTCTCAAGGCATCATCAACGCCGACGGAACACCCGGACCGAAGTTCAAACTCGCTGAGCAAAAGGCAGCCAGTGACGCTGCTCCCGATGCCTTTCTTCTGAGCCCACCCAAAACCTCGTTCCCCGGAAATGTAATGCCCGCTCCCCTCGTGGGAGGCGCAAAAGACTCTCCGATCCCGGGCGACAGCCTCACGCTGGCGCAGCAGTCGGAGAACGGACTGCCCTCCGACTATTACCAGTACCTAATCTCCGGCGGAACGGGACTGACATCGCGGACACCCGATACGCGCATTACCAACGTGAACAACCTTCCTCCAGGGCCGTTCCAGCTCACCAACAGCAGCACATTGGACTACAACGCCTACGCGGCCAGCCCAGTGCACCGCTTCTACCAGATGTGGCAGCAGCTGAATTGCAGCGCGAAGCGTGCGACAAAATCCAATCCTTCGGGCTGTAACTCGAAACTCTTCCCGTGGGTGGAAACGACGGTGGGAGCCGGCGCGAACGGCATTGCGCAGCCTTCCAACTTCAGCACCGACTATGCTCCCGGCGCGGTGACCACGGGCGAAGGCTCGACCGCGATGGGCTTCTACAACATGCTGCAAGGTGATGCTCCTTACTTCAAGAAGCTCGCTGACCAGTATGCGATGAGCGACAACTTCCATCAGTCCGTCCAGGGCGGCACTGGTGCGAACCACATTATGCTTGGCCACGGCGACATGATCTTCTTCAGCGATGGCAAGGGGCACGCTGCGAAACCGCCGCACAACCAGGAAGTCGCGAGCGGCACTCCGAGTGCGGGGATCGTAGATCAAATTGAGAACCCGAATCCGGCTCCGGGCACCAACAACTGGTACACCGAAGATGGCTACGGCGGCGGTTCCTTCGGCTCGCCATCGTACGGCGGTGGCTCGTATAGTGACTGTGCGGACCTCAGCCAGCCGGGCGTAGCGGAAGTCGTGACCTATCTTCATTCGCTTAAGCGTCCGGTGAAGGCAAATTGCGAGAAGGGCCACTATTACCTGCTGAACAACTACAACCCGGGCTACTTCGGCAACGGCAACAATGCCTACACCGACACCAACGCGAACAACACGGTGTTCACGATCCCGCCGTCCGAGGTGCGCAGCATCGGCGACGAGATGAGCGACAAGAAGGTCTCGTGGAAGTATTACGGCGACCAGTGGAACAACTATGTGCCCGATCCTTACCAGTTGAATTACGGCGCGATCGGCACGAACACCGACGAATACTGCAACATCTGCAACCCGTTCCAGTACGACACCTCGATCATGGCCGATGCGAAGGTCCGCAACGCACACATGAAGGACACCACGGACCTTTACCACGACATTCAGAACAACTCGCTTCCGGCCGTGTCGTTCGTAAAGCCGAGCGGCCTGGTAGATGGCCATCCCGCTTCGTCGAAACTGAACTTGTTTGAAGGCTTCACCAAGAAAATTGTGGACGCAGTGAAGTCGAACCCCGAGGTTTGGAAGGACACCGCAATCTTCATCACCTTCGATGAAGGCGGCGGCTACTACGACTCCGGCTTCATCCAGCCGCTCGATTATTTTGGCGACGGCACCCGCATCCCAATGCTCGTGGTCTCGAAGTATTCGACCGGCGGCCACATCGCTCACGACTACGCCGACCACGTCTCGATCCTCAAGTTCATCGAGCGCAACTGGAAGCTGCAGCCAGTGACGAAGCGGAGCCGCGACAACTTCCCCAACCCGAAAGCTGAGTGGGACAACCCGTACGTTCCCGTCAACGGTCCTGCGATCAGCGATATGTTTGAGCTGTTCGACTTCGGCCGCGGACGATGA